A portion of the Bacteroides faecium genome contains these proteins:
- a CDS encoding sulfotransferase family protein: MGLLEFNKLPINTLVGADWKTFKAITAGREIDAAYKGKYRLTKAVCRLLSPLAGLQNSRYEKLLANQPLEHDPVFILGHWRSGTTFVHNVFSCDKHFGYNTTYQTVFPHLMMWGQPFFKKNMSWLMPDKRPTDNMELAVDLPQEEEFALSNMMPYTYYNFWFLPKYQQQYADKYLLFDDITDAELKVFEEVFTKLIKISLWNTQGTQFLSKNPPHTGRVKELVKMFPNAKFIYLMRNPYTVFESTRSFFTNTIQPLKLQDVSNEQLEENILSIYAKLYHKYESDKQFIPEGNLMEVKFEDFEADAMGMTENIYKSLSIPGFAEARGDIEKYVGGKKGYKKNKYKYDDRTIQLVEENWDFALKQWNYNL, from the coding sequence ATGGGATTACTCGAATTTAACAAACTTCCGATTAATACACTGGTAGGTGCCGACTGGAAAACGTTTAAGGCAATCACTGCCGGTCGTGAAATTGATGCGGCCTATAAGGGTAAATACCGACTGACAAAGGCTGTATGCCGTTTGCTTTCTCCATTGGCCGGACTGCAAAATAGCCGGTATGAAAAGCTGTTGGCTAACCAACCGTTGGAACATGACCCGGTATTTATTCTGGGGCATTGGCGGAGCGGAACGACTTTCGTGCATAACGTGTTCTCGTGCGACAAGCATTTTGGGTATAATACAACGTATCAGACTGTATTCCCTCATTTGATGATGTGGGGACAGCCTTTCTTCAAGAAGAATATGAGTTGGCTGATGCCGGACAAGCGCCCGACGGATAATATGGAACTGGCTGTGGATCTTCCCCAGGAAGAGGAATTCGCATTGTCGAATATGATGCCATATACGTATTATAATTTTTGGTTCTTGCCGAAATATCAACAGCAGTATGCCGATAAGTACCTGCTATTTGACGACATTACGGATGCTGAATTGAAGGTTTTTGAGGAGGTGTTTACAAAACTGATTAAGATTTCTTTGTGGAATACGCAGGGGACGCAGTTTCTTAGTAAGAACCCGCCGCATACAGGCAGGGTGAAGGAATTGGTGAAAATGTTCCCGAACGCTAAGTTTATCTATTTGATGCGTAATCCGTATACTGTATTCGAATCTACACGAAGTTTCTTTACAAATACGATTCAACCGCTGAAATTGCAGGATGTAAGTAATGAACAATTAGAAGAAAATATCCTTTCTATTTATGCAAAGCTTTATCATAAGTATGAATCAGATAAACAGTTTATTCCTGAAGGGAACTTGATGGAAGTGAAGTTTGAAGATTTTGAAGCAGACGCAATGGGTATGACGGAGAATATTTATAAGTCTCTTTCCATCCCCGGATTTGCCGAAGCACGCGGAGATATAGAAAAGTACGTAGGCGGCAAGAAGGGGTATAAAAAGAATAAGTATAAATATGATGACCGGACAATTCAATTGGTAGAAGAAAACTGGGATTTTGCTTTGAAGCAATGGAATTATAATTTATAA
- the ruvX gene encoding Holliday junction resolvase RuvX, whose product MSRIVAIDYGRKRTGIAVSDTMQLIANGLTTVPTHELLKFIGDYVAKEPVERIIIGLPKQMNNEVSENMKNIEPFVRSLKKRFPDIPVEYVDERFTSVLAHRTMLEAGLKKKDRQNKALVDEISATIILQTYLESKRFI is encoded by the coding sequence ATGAGCAGAATTGTAGCAATAGATTATGGAAGAAAGCGCACAGGAATAGCTGTCAGTGATACTATGCAGTTGATTGCAAACGGGTTGACAACAGTGCCTACGCATGAGCTTCTGAAGTTTATCGGTGATTACGTAGCGAAAGAACCGGTAGAACGAATTATTATCGGATTGCCTAAGCAGATGAATAATGAGGTTTCGGAGAATATGAAAAATATAGAACCTTTTGTCCGTTCACTGAAGAAGCGTTTCCCAGATATTCCGGTTGAGTATGTGGATGAACGTTTTACGTCTGTTCTGGCGCATCGCACAATGTTGGAAGCGGGGCTGAAAAAGAAGGACCGCCAGAACAAAGCATTGGTAGATGAGATAAGCGCTACGATTATTTTGCAAACATATTTGGAGAGTAAACGTTTTATTTAG
- a CDS encoding PCMD domain-containing protein has protein sequence MIQKIVHRLLMTGFVAFFSSLSLMAQHRVEMVPFGDMDQWVDRQIKESGIIGGNTKNVYAIGPTSVIKGDQVYKNMGGSPWATSNVMAKVAGVTKTNTSVFPEKRGDGYCARLDTRMESVKVLGLVNITVLAAGSIFTGSVHEPIKGTKNPQKMLQTGVPFTKKPVALQFDYKVKMSDRENRIRATGFSKITDVPGKDYPAAILLLQKRWEDADGNVFAKRIGTMVTYYYHSTDWKNNVSYEIMYGDITGRPEYKAHMMRLQATESYTVNSKGESVPIHEVAWGNEEDVPTHMCLQFTSSHGGAYIGSPGNSLWIDNVKLVY, from the coding sequence ATGATTCAGAAAATCGTTCATCGCCTGTTGATGACAGGTTTCGTGGCATTTTTTTCTTCCTTGTCTTTGATGGCGCAACATAGAGTGGAAATGGTTCCTTTTGGAGACATGGATCAGTGGGTAGACCGTCAGATAAAGGAATCGGGCATTATTGGTGGGAATACAAAGAATGTATATGCGATAGGGCCGACGTCTGTAATCAAGGGAGATCAGGTTTATAAGAATATGGGTGGGTCGCCTTGGGCTACTTCCAATGTGATGGCAAAGGTGGCAGGTGTTACGAAGACAAATACTTCGGTTTTCCCGGAAAAGAGGGGAGACGGATACTGCGCGCGATTGGATACACGTATGGAAAGTGTGAAGGTGCTGGGACTCGTTAATATTACAGTATTGGCGGCTGGCTCTATTTTTACCGGTTCGGTACATGAGCCGATTAAAGGTACTAAGAATCCGCAGAAAATGTTGCAGACGGGTGTCCCGTTTACCAAAAAACCGGTTGCCCTTCAGTTTGATTACAAAGTGAAGATGTCTGACCGGGAGAATCGTATCCGTGCTACCGGTTTCAGTAAGATAACGGATGTTCCCGGTAAAGATTATCCGGCAGCTATCCTGCTTTTACAGAAGCGTTGGGAAGACGCGGACGGGAATGTGTTTGCAAAGCGTATAGGTACAATGGTGACCTACTATTATCATTCAACGGATTGGAAGAATAACGTTTCTTATGAAATCATGTACGGTGACATTACAGGACGGCCGGAATACAAAGCTCATATGATGCGTTTGCAGGCTACCGAAAGTTATACGGTGAACAGCAAAGGAGAAAGCGTGCCTATTCATGAAGTGGCTTGGGGAAATGAGGAGGATGTTCCGACTCATATGTGTCTTCAGTTTACGTCCAGTCATGGAGGTGCCTATATCGGTTCGCCGGGAAATTCATTGTGGATTGATAATGTGAAGTTGGTATATTAA
- the def gene encoding peptide deformylase — translation MILPIYVYGQPVLRKVAEDITPDYPNLKELIANMFETMVHADGVGLAAPQIGLPIRVVTITLDPLSEDYPEFKDFNKAYINPHILEVAGEEVSMEEGCLSLPGIHETVKRGDKIRVKYMDENFVEHEEVVEGYLARVMQHEFDHLDGKMFIDHISALRKQMIKGKLNTMLKGKARSSYKMKQVK, via the coding sequence ATGATTTTACCTATTTATGTATATGGACAGCCTGTTTTGAGAAAGGTGGCAGAGGACATAACACCGGATTATCCGAATTTGAAAGAGTTGATAGCGAATATGTTTGAAACAATGGTGCACGCAGACGGTGTAGGACTGGCTGCTCCACAGATAGGCTTGCCTATCCGTGTTGTCACCATCACATTGGATCCGCTTTCGGAAGATTATCCTGAATTTAAGGATTTTAATAAGGCTTATATAAATCCGCATATACTGGAAGTGGCTGGTGAAGAAGTGAGTATGGAAGAAGGCTGTTTGAGCCTTCCCGGTATCCATGAAACAGTGAAAAGAGGAGATAAGATTCGCGTGAAATATATGGACGAGAATTTTGTGGAACATGAGGAGGTAGTAGAAGGCTATCTGGCTCGTGTCATGCAGCATGAATTCGACCATTTGGACGGTAAGATGTTCATTGACCATATCTCTGCGCTTCGTAAGCAGATGATTAAAGGAAAGCTGAATACGATGCTGAAAGGAAAAGCACGCAGTTCTTATAAGATGAAACAGGTGAAATAA
- the cysD gene encoding sulfate adenylyltransferase subunit CysD, giving the protein MEEYKLSHLKELEAESIHIIREVAAEFENPVMLYSIGKDSSVMVRLAEKAFYPGKVPFPLMHIDSKWKFKEMIQFRDEYAKKYGWNLIVESNMEAFHAGVGPFTHGSKVHTDLMKTQALLHALDKYKFDAAFGGARRDEEKSRAKERIFSFRDKFHQWDPKNQRPELWDIYNARVHKGESIRVFPISNWTELDIWQYIRLENIPIVPLYYAKERPVINLDGNIIMADDERLPEKYRDQIEMKMVRFRTLGCWPLTGAVESGADTIEEIVEEMMTTTKSERTTRVIDFDQEGSMEQKKREGYF; this is encoded by the coding sequence ATGGAAGAATATAAATTAAGCCACTTGAAGGAGCTCGAAGCAGAGTCTATTCATATCATCCGCGAGGTGGCTGCGGAATTTGAGAATCCGGTGATGCTTTATAGTATCGGAAAGGATTCTTCGGTGATGGTGCGCTTGGCTGAAAAAGCGTTTTATCCGGGTAAAGTGCCATTCCCGTTGATGCATATCGATTCGAAATGGAAGTTCAAAGAGATGATTCAGTTCCGTGATGAATATGCAAAGAAATACGGATGGAATCTGATTGTGGAAAGTAATATGGAAGCTTTTCATGCAGGCGTAGGGCCTTTCACGCATGGAAGTAAAGTACACACGGACTTGATGAAGACACAAGCGTTGCTCCATGCACTGGATAAATATAAGTTTGACGCTGCATTCGGTGGTGCTCGCCGTGATGAAGAAAAGTCACGTGCCAAAGAACGTATCTTCTCATTCCGTGATAAATTCCATCAGTGGGATCCGAAAAATCAGCGTCCCGAGTTGTGGGATATTTATAATGCCCGTGTGCATAAGGGGGAAAGTATCCGCGTATTCCCGATTAGTAACTGGACAGAATTGGATATTTGGCAGTATATTCGTTTGGAGAATATTCCGATTGTTCCGCTTTATTATGCCAAAGAACGTCCTGTTATCAACTTGGATGGAAATATCATTATGGCGGATGATGAACGTCTGCCTGAAAAGTATCGTGACCAGATTGAAATGAAAATGGTTCGTTTCCGTACATTGGGTTGCTGGCCATTGACAGGTGCGGTAGAAAGTGGTGCTGATACCATCGAAGAGATTGTGGAAGAGATGATGACTACTACTAAGAGTGAGCGTACAACCCGTGTGATTGATTTTGACCAAGAAGGTAGTATGGAGCAAAAGAAACGTGAAGGATACTTTTAA
- the cysN gene encoding sulfate adenylyltransferase subunit CysN — protein MADNKLDIKAFLDKDEQKDLLRLLTAGSVDDGKSTLIGRLLFDSKKLYEDQLDALERDSKRVGNAGEHIDYALLLDGLKAEREQGITIDVAYRYFSTNGRKFIIADTPGHEQYTRNMITGGSTANLAIILVDARTGVITQTRRHTFLVSLLGIKHVVLAVNKMDLVDFSEERFNEIVAEYKKFVAPLGIPDVNCIPLSALDGDNVVDLSERTPWYKGTSLLDFLETVHIDNDHNLTDFRFPVQYVLRPNLDFRGFCGKVASGIIRKGDTVMALPSGKTSKVKSIVTYDGELDYAFPPQSVTLTLEDEIDVSRGEMLVHPDNLPIVDRNFETMMVWMDEEPMDVNKSFFIKQTTNLSRTRIDAIKYKVDVNTMEHLSLDNGQLTKETLPLQLNQIARVVLTTAKELFFDPYKKNKSCGSFILIDPITNNTSAVGMIIDRVEMKDMSNTDDIPVLDLSKLGIEPEHYEAIEKAAKELERQGFAVKIIK, from the coding sequence ATGGCAGATAATAAATTAGATATAAAGGCTTTCCTGGACAAGGATGAACAGAAAGACTTGCTGAGACTGTTGACCGCCGGTTCGGTAGATGATGGAAAATCAACGCTGATCGGACGCTTGTTGTTTGACAGTAAGAAATTATATGAGGATCAGTTGGATGCGTTGGAACGCGACAGTAAACGTGTGGGGAATGCGGGTGAACATATCGACTATGCATTGCTGCTCGACGGTTTGAAAGCGGAACGTGAACAGGGAATTACGATTGACGTGGCTTACCGTTATTTTTCTACCAATGGTCGTAAGTTTATCATAGCAGATACTCCGGGACATGAACAATATACACGTAATATGATTACCGGTGGTTCTACGGCCAACCTGGCGATTATTCTGGTGGATGCCCGTACGGGAGTGATTACGCAGACACGCCGCCATACTTTCCTGGTGTCTTTACTGGGTATCAAGCATGTGGTATTGGCTGTCAACAAGATGGACTTGGTGGACTTCTCAGAAGAACGCTTTAATGAAATCGTTGCAGAGTACAAGAAGTTTGTGGCTCCGTTGGGAATTCCTGATGTGAACTGTATTCCTCTTTCTGCGTTGGATGGAGACAATGTTGTAGATTTATCTGAACGCACTCCGTGGTATAAAGGGACTTCCCTGTTGGATTTCCTGGAAACTGTCCATATTGACAATGACCATAATCTGACTGATTTCCGTTTCCCGGTTCAATATGTGCTTCGCCCGAATTTGGACTTTAGAGGATTCTGTGGTAAAGTTGCGTCCGGTATCATCCGTAAGGGAGATACAGTGATGGCACTTCCTTCAGGCAAAACGTCTAAGGTGAAAAGCATTGTAACTTATGACGGAGAATTGGATTATGCTTTCCCGCCACAGTCTGTGACGCTGACACTGGAAGATGAAATCGACGTGTCCCGTGGCGAAATGCTTGTGCATCCTGACAACTTGCCAATTGTCGACCGTAATTTCGAAACGATGATGGTATGGATGGATGAGGAACCGATGGATGTTAATAAATCGTTCTTTATCAAGCAGACTACCAATTTGAGCCGTACACGTATTGATGCGATTAAGTACAAGGTGGATGTGAACACAATGGAACATCTGTCTTTGGATAATGGACAATTGACAAAAGAAACTTTGCCTTTGCAACTGAATCAGATTGCCCGCGTGGTGCTGACTACTGCGAAGGAATTGTTCTTTGACCCCTATAAAAAGAATAAATCTTGTGGCTCGTTCATTCTGATTGACCCGATAACCAATAATACTTCAGCAGTGGGCATGATTATTGACCGGGTGGAGATGAAGGATATGAGCAATACGGATGATATTCCTGTATTGGATTTGTCAAAGCTGGGGATTGAGCCGGAACATTATGAAGCTATAGAAAAAGCGGCGAAAGAGCTGGAACGCCAGGGATTTGCCGTGAAAATAATAAAATAA
- the thrS gene encoding threonine--tRNA ligase, with protein sequence MIKITFPDGSIREYNEGVNGLQIAESISSRLAQDVLACGVNGETYDLGRPINEDANFVLYKWDDEEGKHAFWHTSAHLLAEALQELYPGIQFGIGPAIENGFYYDVDPGEAVIKESDLPAVEAKMLELAAKKEDVVRKSIAKTDALKMFGDRGETYKCELISELEDGHITTYTQGAFTDLCRGPHLMTTAPIKAIKLTTVAGAYWRGHEDRKMLTRIYGITFPKKKMLDEYLVLLEEAKKRDHRKIGKEMQLFMFSETVGKGLPMWLPKGTALRLRLQEFLRRIQTRYDYQEVITPPIGNKLLYVTSGHYAKYGKDAFQPIHTPEEGEEYFLKPMNCPHHCEIYKNFPRSYKDLPLRIAEFGTVCRYEQSGELHGLTRVRSFTQDDAHIFCRPEQVKDEFLRVMDIISIVFRSMDFQNFEAQISLRDKVNREKYIGSDDNWEKAEQAIIEACAEKGLPAKIEYGEAAFYGPKLDFMVKDAIGRRWQLGTIQVDYNLPERFELEYMGSDNQKHRPVMIHRAPFGSMERFVAVLIEHTAGKFPLWLTPEQVVILPISEKFNEYAEQVKMYLKIHEIRAIVDDRNEKIGRKIRDNEMKRIPYMLIVGEKEAENGEVSVRRQGEGDKGTMKFEEFAKILNEEVQNMINKW encoded by the coding sequence ATGATAAAAATAACATTTCCCGATGGCTCCATTCGTGAGTATAACGAAGGAGTGAACGGTTTACAGATTGCAGAAAGTATCAGTTCGCGTTTGGCACAGGATGTATTGGCATGTGGCGTGAATGGTGAAACTTATGATTTAGGACGTCCTATTAATGAAGATGCAAATTTCGTACTTTATAAATGGGATGATGAAGAAGGTAAACATGCCTTTTGGCATACAAGTGCCCACTTGCTGGCTGAAGCTTTGCAGGAACTTTATCCGGGTATCCAGTTTGGTATCGGTCCGGCTATTGAAAACGGATTCTACTATGATGTGGATCCGGGAGAAGCTGTGATTAAAGAAAGTGACCTGCCTGCTGTTGAAGCTAAAATGCTGGAATTGGCTGCAAAGAAAGAGGATGTAGTCAGAAAGAGCATTGCTAAAACAGATGCTTTGAAGATGTTTGGCGATCGTGGGGAAACTTATAAATGTGAATTGATTTCCGAATTGGAAGACGGACACATTACTACGTATACACAGGGTGCATTTACTGACCTTTGCCGTGGTCCTCACTTGATGACGACAGCTCCGATAAAGGCTATCAAACTGACTACTGTTGCCGGTGCTTACTGGCGTGGTCACGAAGATCGTAAGATGCTGACCCGTATCTATGGTATTACGTTCCCGAAAAAGAAAATGCTGGATGAATATCTGGTATTGCTGGAAGAAGCGAAGAAACGTGACCACCGTAAGATTGGTAAGGAGATGCAATTGTTCATGTTCTCTGAAACGGTTGGAAAGGGACTTCCAATGTGGTTGCCGAAAGGTACTGCGTTGCGTCTGCGTCTGCAGGAATTCTTGCGTCGTATTCAGACCCGCTACGATTATCAGGAAGTGATTACTCCGCCGATTGGTAATAAACTGCTGTATGTGACTTCCGGTCACTATGCAAAATATGGCAAGGATGCATTTCAACCTATCCATACACCGGAAGAAGGTGAAGAGTACTTCTTGAAACCAATGAACTGCCCTCATCACTGTGAGATTTACAAGAACTTCCCACGTTCGTATAAGGATCTGCCTTTGCGTATTGCAGAATTCGGAACAGTTTGCCGTTATGAACAAAGTGGTGAGTTGCACGGTTTAACTCGTGTTCGCAGCTTTACGCAGGATGACGCACATATCTTCTGCCGTCCTGAACAAGTGAAAGATGAATTCCTTCGTGTGATGGATATTATATCTATCGTGTTTCGTTCTATGGATTTTCAGAATTTTGAAGCTCAGATATCATTGCGTGATAAAGTGAACCGCGAGAAGTATATCGGTAGCGATGATAACTGGGAAAAAGCTGAACAGGCTATTATCGAAGCTTGTGCGGAAAAAGGCTTGCCTGCTAAGATTGAGTATGGAGAAGCTGCTTTCTATGGTCCTAAGCTCGACTTTATGGTAAAAGACGCTATCGGTCGTCGTTGGCAGTTGGGTACTATCCAGGTTGACTACAATTTGCCGGAACGTTTTGAACTTGAATATATGGGTTCTGACAATCAGAAGCATCGTCCTGTAATGATTCATCGTGCTCCGTTCGGATCTATGGAGCGTTTTGTTGCCGTGTTGATTGAACACACTGCCGGTAAGTTCCCATTGTGGTTGACACCGGAACAGGTGGTTATTCTGCCGATCAGTGAAAAATTCAATGAATATGCAGAACAAGTGAAGATGTATCTGAAGATTCATGAAATCCGTGCGATTGTAGATGATCGTAATGAGAAGATTGGCCGTAAGATTCGCGATAATGAAATGAAGCGCATTCCTTACATGCTGATTGTCGGTGAGAAAGAGGCTGAAAATGGTGAAGTTTCTGTTCGCAGACAAGGCGAAGGTGACAAGGGAACCATGAAATTTGAAGAATTTGCTAAAATTTTGAATGAAGAAGTTCAGAATATGATAAATAAATGGTAA
- a CDS encoding OmpA family protein: MKKGLLFILLAAVSVCLPAQEKEKAAKSYRVETNTFGANWFISGGVGAQMYFGDNDSKAGFGDRISPALDIAVGKWFTPGIGLRIAYNGLQAKGATPNANDVYAKGGTFSNGYYKQKWNVANFHGDVMLNLSNMFCGYNEERVYSFIPYVGAGLVHSWSKPTENNLGINAGLINRFRLSPALDLNVELRGLLMKDAFGGKSKEAMGGVTVGVTYKFKKRGWDAVPTVPMVPESQLNDLRDRVNSLKGENESLKRDLVEARNKKPEVIVKKEVVSAIPRLVVVFNIGKSNIAKREYMNIETMAKAIKENSGKVYTVTGYADKGTGSAEYNMKLSKKRAEAVRDLMVNEFGVPASQLKVDYKGGVSNMFYDSAKLSRVAIVEE; the protein is encoded by the coding sequence ATGAAAAAGGGTTTATTGTTTATTTTATTGGCAGCAGTCTCAGTATGTCTGCCTGCTCAGGAAAAAGAAAAAGCTGCAAAGAGCTACAGAGTAGAGACAAATACGTTCGGCGCTAATTGGTTTATTAGCGGTGGCGTGGGTGCACAAATGTACTTCGGTGATAATGACAGCAAGGCAGGTTTTGGAGATCGTATTTCTCCGGCACTTGACATTGCTGTAGGTAAGTGGTTCACTCCGGGTATCGGGTTGCGTATTGCTTACAATGGCCTTCAGGCTAAAGGCGCTACTCCTAATGCTAACGATGTTTATGCAAAGGGTGGTACTTTCTCTAACGGATATTACAAACAAAAATGGAATGTTGCTAACTTCCATGGTGATGTAATGTTAAATCTGTCTAATATGTTCTGTGGATATAATGAAGAACGTGTTTATTCATTTATTCCTTATGTAGGTGCCGGATTGGTACATTCATGGTCAAAACCGACAGAAAATAACTTAGGTATTAACGCTGGTTTGATTAACCGTTTCCGTTTGTCTCCGGCTTTGGATCTTAACGTAGAATTGCGTGGATTATTGATGAAGGACGCATTTGGCGGCAAAAGCAAAGAAGCTATGGGTGGTGTGACTGTAGGTGTAACTTATAAGTTCAAAAAACGTGGTTGGGATGCAGTTCCTACTGTACCGATGGTTCCGGAAAGCCAGTTGAACGACCTGAGAGACAGAGTTAACTCTTTGAAGGGTGAAAACGAATCTCTGAAACGTGACTTGGTTGAAGCACGTAACAAGAAACCGGAAGTTATCGTTAAGAAAGAAGTTGTATCTGCTATCCCACGTCTGGTTGTTGTATTCAATATCGGTAAGAGTAATATCGCTAAGAGAGAATACATGAACATCGAGACTATGGCTAAAGCTATCAAAGAAAACTCTGGTAAAGTATATACTGTAACAGGATATGCTGATAAGGGTACTGGTTCTGCTGAGTACAACATGAAGTTGAGTAAGAAGAGAGCTGAAGCTGTTCGTGACTTGATGGTTAACGAATTTGGTGTTCCTGCTTCTCAATTGAAGGTTGATTACAAGGGTGGTGTAAGCAATATGTTCTATGACAGCGCTAAACTGAGCCGTGTAGCTATTGTTGAAGAATAA
- a CDS encoding tetratricopeptide repeat protein — MIKRILTVLLLFPTLVCAQINTDRVMTIARNALYFEDYVLSIQYFNQVINAKPYLYEPYFFRALAKLNLEDFQGAEMDCDAAIQRNPFVVGAYQVRGLARIRQSKFDGAIEDYQKALHYDPENITLWHNLTLSHIQKKDYSSAKEDLESLLKVAPRYTRAYLMRGEVSLQQKDTIAALNDFNKALELDKYDPDAWSARAIVKLQQSKYAEAESDFDRAIHLSAKNSGNYINRALARFHQKNLRGAMSDYDLALDIDPNNFIGHYNRGLLRAQVGDDNRAIEDFDFVIQMEPDNMMAIFNRGLLRAQTGDYRGAIKDYTTVIDQYPNFLAGYYQRSEARRKIGDKKGAEQDEFKVMKAQIDKQNGVTNKDVAQNQNKGKEGEDEEGEKTRKKSDKNMNNYRKIVIADDSEADQRYTSDYRGRVQDKNVNITLEPMFALTYYEKMSDVKRSVNFHKYIEDLNSSGVLSKRLRITNMEAPLTEEQVKFHFALIDTHTSAIVADEKSAPKRFARAIDFYLVQDFSSAVSDLTQTILLDGDFFPAYFMRALIRCKQLEYQKAEQAAETETLGDKRKEITAVDYEVVRKDLDKVINLAPDFVYAYYNRANVSAMLKDYRAAVADYDKAIELNPDFADAYFNRGLTHIFLGNNKLGISDLSKAGELGIVSAYNVIKRFTDQTE, encoded by the coding sequence ATGATAAAAAGAATATTAACAGTATTATTACTGTTCCCCACGCTGGTATGTGCTCAGATAAATACGGATCGGGTGATGACTATCGCCCGAAACGCTCTTTATTTCGAGGATTATGTACTTTCTATTCAGTATTTTAATCAGGTGATTAATGCGAAGCCTTATCTGTATGAACCTTATTTTTTCAGGGCGCTGGCTAAACTGAACCTGGAAGATTTTCAAGGTGCTGAAATGGACTGTGACGCTGCTATCCAGCGGAATCCGTTTGTAGTAGGCGCTTATCAGGTTCGTGGTTTGGCAAGGATTCGTCAGAGTAAATTTGACGGAGCTATTGAAGATTATCAGAAAGCTCTGCATTATGATCCGGAGAACATTACTCTGTGGCATAATCTGACATTATCCCATATTCAGAAGAAAGATTATAGTTCAGCGAAAGAAGATTTGGAGAGTTTGCTGAAGGTGGCTCCGCGTTATACTCGTGCGTACCTGATGAGGGGCGAGGTATCCTTGCAGCAAAAGGATACGATTGCTGCTTTGAATGACTTTAATAAAGCGCTCGAACTGGATAAGTATGACCCGGACGCATGGTCTGCAAGAGCAATTGTGAAATTGCAGCAGTCTAAGTATGCGGAAGCTGAGTCGGATTTTGATCGGGCTATTCATTTAAGTGCCAAGAATTCCGGAAATTATATCAACCGTGCATTGGCACGATTCCACCAGAAAAATCTTCGGGGAGCCATGAGCGATTATGACCTGGCACTGGATATTGATCCTAATAATTTTATCGGGCATTATAACCGTGGTTTGCTTCGTGCGCAGGTAGGTGATGACAACCGGGCGATTGAGGATTTCGACTTTGTGATCCAGATGGAGCCGGATAATATGATGGCTATATTTAATCGTGGTTTGCTTCGTGCGCAGACGGGTGACTATCGTGGCGCGATAAAAGACTATACAACTGTTATAGACCAGTATCCTAACTTCCTGGCCGGATATTATCAGCGTTCGGAAGCCAGACGGAAGATTGGTGACAAGAAAGGGGCGGAACAGGACGAGTTTAAAGTCATGAAGGCACAGATCGACAAGCAGAACGGTGTGACGAATAAGGATGTAGCCCAGAATCAGAATAAAGGAAAAGAAGGAGAAGACGAAGAGGGAGAAAAGACCCGTAAGAAGTCGGATAAGAATATGAATAACTATCGTAAGATAGTCATTGCGGACGACTCTGAAGCTGATCAACGCTACACGAGCGATTATCGTGGACGTGTGCAGGATAAGAACGTAAATATTACACTGGAGCCCATGTTCGCATTGACTTATTATGAGAAAATGAGTGATGTGAAGCGTTCGGTGAATTTCCACAAATATATTGAGGATTTGAATAGCTCGGGGGTACTTTCGAAACGTCTTCGTATAACGAATATGGAAGCTCCGTTGACGGAAGAACAGGTGAAATTTCACTTTGCTTTGATTGATACGCATACATCGGCTATTGTAGCAGATGAAAAGAGTGCTCCAAAACGTTTTGCCCGTGCAATTGATTTTTATTTGGTACAGGATTTCTCAAGCGCAGTTTCCGATTTGACACAAACGATTCTGCTGGACGGGGATTTTTTCCCGGCATACTTTATGCGTGCTCTTATCCGTTGCAAACAACTTGAGTATCAGAAGGCAGAACAAGCTGCCGAAACGGAAACTTTGGGCGATAAACGCAAGGAGATTACTGCGGTAGATTATGAAGTGGTGAGAAAAGATTTGGATAAAGTAATCAATTTGGCACCGGATTTTGTTTATGCTTATTATAATCGTGCGAATGTATCTGCCATGCTGAAAGATTATCGTGCTGCCGTGGCTGACTATGACAAGGCTATTGAACTGAATCCTGATTTTGCGGATGCTTATTTCAACAGAGGGCTTACTCATATTTTCTTAGGTAATAATAAGCTGGGTATTTCTGATCTAAGTAAAGCAGGCGAGCTGGGTATTGTTTCCGCTTATAATGTAATCAAGCGTTTTACGGATCAAACGGAATAA